A region from the Halobacillus mangrovi genome encodes:
- the gpsB gene encoding cell division regulator GpsB — MSSEEIHLTSKEILEKDFKTSMRGYNQEEVDEYLDLIIQDYDKFQQEIERLQHENDRLKRMSSRETTPRQKQNGTGNHQVNYDILKRVSNLEKAVFGKKYAD; from the coding sequence CGGAAGAAATTCATTTGACGAGTAAAGAAATTCTCGAAAAAGATTTTAAAACTTCCATGCGTGGTTATAATCAAGAAGAAGTGGATGAATATTTAGATTTAATTATTCAAGATTACGACAAGTTCCAGCAGGAGATTGAACGTCTTCAACATGAAAACGATCGGTTGAAGAGAATGTCCAGCAGGGAAACAACGCCGAGGCAGAAACAAAATGGTACGGGTAATCACCAGGTAAACTATGATATCCTTAAAAGAGTTTCAAACTTGGAGAAAGCTGTTTTCGGAAAAAAATACGCGGATTAA
- a CDS encoding THUMP domain-containing class I SAM-dependent RNA methyltransferase: MTQKVTLIATAAMGLEAIVAREVKALGYEDVQVENGRVVFTAEPSAIPRANLWLRTADRVKLLAGRFKATTFDELFEKTKALPWEDFIAEDGEFPVVGKSVKSKLYSVPDCQSIVKKAIVERLKQKYGVASWLKESGAFYRVEIALHKDEALLTIDTSGSGLHKRGYRVGQGEAPLKETLAAALVQITNWHPDQPFVDPFCGSGTIAIEAALIGQNIAPGFNREFASEEWGFISQKAWDDAFQEAEDFANYDQPLNITGSDINPDLITIAKNNAMEAGLGGLISWKQMQMSDFKPKQDNGYLVSNPPYGERMGEREEVEQMYRDLGSIMRDHPSWSVYILTSHEGFESLYGKSATKKRKLFNGFIKTDYYQYFGKSKKTKFSNNKSFSK; the protein is encoded by the coding sequence ATGACTCAAAAGGTTACATTAATCGCAACAGCTGCAATGGGTCTTGAGGCTATTGTCGCTAGAGAGGTTAAGGCACTTGGCTATGAAGATGTACAAGTAGAAAACGGGAGAGTAGTTTTTACTGCTGAACCGTCTGCTATTCCTAGAGCTAATCTGTGGCTCAGAACAGCAGATCGCGTAAAATTGCTTGCAGGTCGTTTTAAGGCAACTACTTTTGACGAGTTATTCGAAAAAACAAAAGCTCTTCCCTGGGAGGATTTCATTGCTGAAGATGGGGAATTTCCTGTAGTAGGAAAATCAGTCAAGTCCAAACTATATAGTGTACCGGACTGTCAATCCATTGTAAAAAAAGCTATAGTCGAGCGTCTGAAACAGAAATATGGCGTTGCTTCCTGGCTGAAAGAATCTGGAGCCTTTTATCGTGTTGAAATCGCTCTTCATAAAGATGAAGCCCTTCTCACAATCGATACCTCAGGAAGCGGGCTTCACAAACGGGGATATCGAGTCGGACAGGGGGAAGCTCCTCTTAAAGAAACATTGGCTGCTGCGTTAGTGCAAATTACGAACTGGCATCCTGATCAACCATTCGTTGATCCATTTTGTGGATCTGGCACTATTGCGATTGAAGCTGCTCTAATTGGTCAAAACATTGCCCCAGGCTTCAACAGAGAATTTGCCTCTGAAGAATGGGGATTTATCTCTCAAAAAGCTTGGGATGATGCTTTTCAGGAAGCAGAGGATTTTGCTAACTACGATCAGCCTTTAAATATTACAGGTTCTGATATAAACCCAGACTTGATTACTATTGCTAAAAACAATGCAATGGAAGCAGGCCTTGGTGGCTTGATTTCATGGAAACAGATGCAAATGAGCGACTTTAAACCAAAACAGGACAACGGTTATTTAGTCTCTAACCCACCTTATGGAGAGCGTATGGGTGAACGTGAAGAAGTCGAGCAGATGTATCGTGATCTCGGATCGATCATGAGAGACCATCCATCATGGAGTGTGTATATTCTGACATCCCATGAAGGTTTTGAGAGCCTATATGGAAAGTCTGCAACAAAAAAACGCAAACTGTTCAACGGATTCATCAAAACCGATTACTACCAGTACTTTGGTAAGTCAAAAAAGACCAAATTCAGTAATAACAAAAGTTTCAGCAAATAA
- a CDS encoding restriction endonuclease, translated as MFKYYLKQFKRVNKFKYWKFMDKIKFIGISNIIGLALLSVIPSINYLTFLITFGIFMSIGYIIFLTIELLFSKTVIRRKSRIASTKGYLLNEVDKMNADQFEELLLHLFKHQGYYAKRTSESQTYRADLLLKKDSQSIDVHVKKCSDKLSLPDINEIIEKNGNPAENNKWIVTNSYFTKTARVQTQKDKVKLLDRNDIVDMLNDYHLHSIRLWKKDKETSKTVRGK; from the coding sequence TTGTTCAAATATTACCTTAAGCAGTTTAAAAGAGTAAACAAATTTAAATACTGGAAGTTCATGGATAAAATAAAATTCATCGGTATTTCAAACATCATTGGTCTAGCTTTATTAAGTGTAATCCCTTCAATAAATTATTTGACTTTTTTAATTACATTTGGAATATTTATGTCCATCGGTTATATCATATTCCTCACCATTGAGCTATTATTTTCAAAGACTGTCATTAGGAGAAAAAGCAGGATAGCTAGTACAAAAGGATATCTACTTAATGAAGTAGATAAAATGAATGCAGACCAATTTGAAGAATTGCTCCTGCACCTGTTCAAGCACCAGGGGTATTACGCTAAACGAACTTCTGAATCACAAACATACAGAGCAGATTTACTTTTAAAAAAGGATTCACAATCGATTGATGTGCATGTAAAAAAGTGCTCAGATAAGCTATCACTACCTGATATAAACGAAATCATTGAAAAAAATGGTAATCCTGCCGAAAATAATAAATGGATCGTTACAAACAGTTATTTTACAAAAACAGCAAGAGTTCAAACTCAAAAGGATAAAGTAAAGCTTTTAGACAGAAATGATATAGTAGATATGCTAAACGACTACCATTTACATTCCATTCGGTTATGGAAGAAAGATAAAGAAACCTCAAAAACAGTCAGGGGTAAGTGA
- a CDS encoding carboxypeptidase M32, whose amino-acid sequence MSQTTEQKFMALLKEQASYGEAIGLMAWDMRTKAPKKGIDNRSEVLGVLSQKVHEIQTSDEMKSYIDELKGKVTNPVVQKSLEEAEEAYDKTAKIPTKEYREYVTLQSKAESMWAEAKENNDFESFRPYLEKLVEYNRRFADYWGYENHRYDALLHNYEPGVTVEVIDRVFPQVRQALTELLGKIQSAPNQPDPSVLKGQFPKEMQEKFSLEILKRMGYDFEAGRLDETVHPFAIGLNMNDVRVTTKYDESDFRTAVFGTIHEGGHALYEQNIDPKLAFTPLATGTSMGIHESQSLFWENFISRNEAFWENHYDLFKSFAPESFKDLPMDDFYRAINEVKPSLIRIEADELTYCLHIMVRYELEKALIGGEIEVKDLPQLWNEKMEEYLGVRPANDAEGVLQDIHWSGGDFGYFPSYALGYMYAAQFAYQMKNDLDIEAFIRAGDLEKIQQWLTKNIHQFGKMKKPLEILNDVTGEGLNPDYIIQYLTEKYKKIYQF is encoded by the coding sequence ATGAGTCAAACCACCGAGCAAAAGTTTATGGCGTTATTGAAAGAGCAAGCATCCTATGGGGAAGCAATCGGATTAATGGCCTGGGATATGAGGACAAAGGCACCAAAAAAAGGTATCGATAACCGTTCAGAGGTCTTAGGCGTTCTCTCTCAAAAAGTTCATGAGATTCAAACCTCAGATGAAATGAAATCGTACATAGATGAGCTTAAAGGGAAAGTAACCAATCCAGTCGTGCAGAAATCATTGGAAGAAGCAGAAGAAGCGTACGATAAAACAGCAAAGATTCCAACTAAGGAATATCGCGAGTATGTCACCTTGCAGTCAAAAGCAGAATCTATGTGGGCAGAAGCAAAAGAGAATAATGATTTTGAAAGTTTCCGACCATACTTAGAAAAGCTTGTTGAATATAACAGACGCTTTGCTGATTATTGGGGCTATGAAAACCACCGTTATGATGCTTTACTTCATAACTACGAGCCTGGAGTAACTGTTGAAGTGATTGATCGTGTATTCCCTCAAGTAAGACAAGCTTTGACAGAACTGCTCGGGAAAATCCAATCGGCTCCTAATCAGCCTGATCCCTCTGTGCTCAAAGGACAATTTCCTAAGGAAATGCAGGAAAAATTCAGTTTGGAAATATTGAAGCGTATGGGTTATGACTTCGAAGCAGGCCGATTGGATGAAACGGTCCATCCATTTGCTATTGGTTTGAATATGAACGATGTAAGGGTGACGACAAAGTATGATGAAAGTGACTTCCGTACGGCCGTTTTCGGTACGATCCATGAAGGCGGTCATGCATTGTATGAACAAAACATCGACCCTAAGCTAGCTTTCACCCCGTTAGCGACTGGAACTTCAATGGGAATTCACGAATCCCAATCACTTTTCTGGGAAAACTTTATCTCTAGAAATGAAGCATTTTGGGAGAACCATTACGACCTCTTCAAATCCTTTGCACCGGAGAGCTTTAAAGACCTTCCAATGGATGATTTTTATAGAGCGATTAACGAAGTAAAGCCCTCTTTAATTCGAATTGAAGCGGATGAACTTACTTACTGCCTCCACATTATGGTCCGTTATGAACTTGAAAAGGCATTGATTGGAGGAGAGATTGAAGTGAAAGACCTGCCTCAACTATGGAATGAGAAGATGGAAGAATATCTTGGTGTTAGACCTGCTAACGACGCTGAAGGTGTACTGCAGGATATCCATTGGTCGGGGGGAGACTTTGGTTATTTCCCTTCTTATGCATTGGGCTACATGTATGCTGCTCAATTTGCTTACCAAATGAAAAACGACTTGGATATTGAAGCCTTCATTCGTGCTGGAGATTTAGAAAAGATACAGCAATGGTTGACAAAGAATATCCATCAATTTGGGAAAATGAAGAAGCCCCTAGAAATATTAAATGATGTGACCGGGGAAGGGTTGAACCCCGATTATATCATCCAATACTTAACAGAAAAGTATAAGAAAATTTACCAATTTTAA
- a CDS encoding amino acid ABC transporter substrate-binding protein: MKRIFYGLVLLVLAVVLSACGSNESEEPQATEGSSEDAAKSSENLLENIKAKGELLIGTEGTYPPYTFHNEQDELTGFDVEIAREVAKRLGVEPVFKETKWDSMFAGLNSERFDMVANQVGITPERQEKYSFSEPYIQSSAVIVTHEDNESITSFDDLSGVKTAQSMTSNFAKIAKENGADITSVEGFNESMQLLSSKRVEATVNDRLSVLDFKKQRPDAPVKIAARQDEASKSGLLFRQGNDELVEAVNQALNEMKEDGTYVEISQKWFGEDVSK, encoded by the coding sequence ATGAAACGTATATTTTATGGGTTAGTTCTTCTAGTACTGGCCGTTGTCTTATCCGCTTGTGGAAGCAATGAATCAGAGGAACCGCAAGCGACAGAAGGAAGCAGTGAGGATGCAGCAAAGTCTTCGGAAAATCTGCTCGAAAATATAAAAGCAAAAGGTGAATTGTTGATTGGCACAGAAGGCACTTACCCGCCATACACCTTCCATAATGAACAGGACGAATTGACAGGCTTCGACGTAGAAATTGCAAGGGAAGTAGCCAAACGACTTGGAGTTGAACCTGTATTTAAAGAAACCAAATGGGACTCTATGTTTGCTGGATTAAACTCTGAACGTTTCGATATGGTTGCTAACCAGGTAGGAATTACCCCTGAGCGTCAAGAGAAATACTCTTTCTCAGAGCCATATATCCAATCTTCGGCTGTGATTGTAACTCATGAAGACAACGAGAGCATTACGAGTTTTGACGATTTATCTGGCGTGAAGACTGCCCAGTCTATGACAAGTAATTTCGCTAAGATTGCCAAAGAAAACGGGGCAGACATTACGAGCGTTGAAGGTTTTAATGAGTCAATGCAATTACTTAGCTCAAAACGTGTTGAAGCGACCGTGAACGACCGATTATCGGTACTTGACTTTAAAAAACAACGTCCAGATGCACCTGTTAAAATTGCCGCTAGGCAGGATGAAGCGTCTAAAAGTGGATTATTGTTCAGACAAGGCAATGACGAGTTAGTAGAAGCAGTCAATCAAGCCTTAAATGAAATGAAAGAAGACGGAACATACGTGGAAATCTCTCAGAAGTGGTTTGGTGAAGATGTTTCTAAGTAA
- a CDS encoding amino acid ABC transporter permease, whose protein sequence is MFLSNIFTDSAMQEKYIDILVSSFLPLVKGAFYYTIPLTLISFAIGLVLAIITAMMRISGIKLFQGIARVYVSIIRGTPLLVQLYIIFYGLPSVGVTINPLISAIIGFSLNMGAYNSEIIRAAILSIPKGQWEASQSIGMTYLQSLRRVVFPQATRVSIPPLSNSFIGLIKDTSLASTITYGELFRQAQEIASQNYEFLLVYTEAAAIYWIICVGLSFVQDRVETRLERYVST, encoded by the coding sequence ATGTTTCTAAGTAATATTTTCACCGACAGCGCCATGCAGGAAAAATATATCGACATTTTAGTCAGCTCTTTTCTCCCTTTGGTGAAAGGGGCTTTCTATTATACAATTCCGCTTACACTAATCTCATTTGCCATTGGGCTTGTACTAGCAATCATAACGGCAATGATGAGAATTTCTGGTATAAAGCTTTTCCAAGGAATAGCCAGAGTGTATGTTTCGATTATTCGTGGTACGCCGCTGCTTGTACAATTGTATATTATCTTCTACGGACTTCCGTCTGTAGGTGTAACGATCAACCCGTTAATATCTGCAATCATTGGATTTTCCCTTAATATGGGTGCTTATAATTCAGAAATTATCCGAGCAGCTATCTTATCTATACCTAAAGGACAATGGGAAGCTTCCCAATCCATAGGGATGACGTATTTACAATCTTTGAGACGGGTCGTTTTTCCGCAGGCGACTCGAGTATCGATTCCACCGTTATCTAACTCATTTATTGGGCTCATTAAGGACACTTCCCTCGCCTCAACTATCACATACGGCGAACTATTCCGTCAGGCTCAAGAAATCGCATCACAGAATTACGAATTTCTGCTCGTCTATACAGAAGCCGCTGCGATTTATTGGATCATTTGCGTCGGTTTGTCGTTTGTACAAGACCGTGTAGAAACAAGATTGGAACGTTATGTATCAACTTAG
- a CDS encoding amino acid ABC transporter ATP-binding protein, which yields MIKARNINKHFGSLHVLKDIDLDVQKGEVVVVIGPSGSGKTTFLRTLNVLEKPEEGKIKIGDQQLDFTQPISKKSLIQFRKQTGMVFQNHNLFPHFTAMENVMEGPVTVQKVRKEAARERAAEILTKVGLGNKLEAYPHQLSGGQQQRVGIARALATGAEVILFDEPTSALDPELVGDVLDVMKELAREGMTMVVVTHEMSFAEEVADKVVFMDHGNIIEEGTPHQVFNQTKEVRTKQFLNRIQ from the coding sequence ATGATTAAGGCTAGGAATATAAATAAACATTTTGGTTCATTACACGTATTAAAAGATATTGACTTGGATGTACAAAAAGGTGAGGTTGTTGTAGTGATTGGCCCTTCAGGATCAGGGAAGACAACTTTCTTGAGAACCCTGAATGTTTTGGAGAAGCCCGAAGAAGGTAAGATTAAGATTGGCGATCAACAACTAGACTTTACTCAACCTATATCAAAGAAGTCGCTGATTCAGTTCAGGAAACAAACGGGGATGGTCTTTCAAAACCATAATCTTTTTCCTCATTTTACTGCTATGGAAAACGTCATGGAGGGCCCTGTTACGGTTCAGAAGGTACGTAAAGAAGCAGCAAGGGAACGAGCTGCTGAAATACTCACCAAAGTCGGTCTCGGTAATAAACTGGAAGCATACCCTCACCAGTTATCTGGCGGTCAGCAGCAGCGGGTAGGAATTGCAAGAGCACTCGCGACGGGAGCAGAAGTCATTTTATTTGATGAACCAACGTCAGCCCTCGACCCTGAATTGGTAGGAGACGTACTGGATGTTATGAAGGAACTGGCCAGAGAGGGAATGACAATGGTCGTCGTTACCCATGAAATGAGCTTTGCTGAAGAGGTTGCAGATAAGGTCGTTTTTATGGACCATGGAAATATAATAGAAGAAGGAACACCTCATCAAGTATTTAATCAGACAAAAGAAGTAAGAACGAAACAGTTCTTAAATCGAATCCAATAA
- a CDS encoding SDR family NAD(P)-dependent oxidoreductase — MFLPSFRLDKKLAVITGGTKGIGKAITLAFAESGADVIIIARNENDLEKTKQEVEELGRQANTICLDINEYENIINEVEELRGNRHIDVWVNNAGMNIRSEAEKVSEEEWDQIVSTNMKSAFFLSQYAGRVMKEKKEGKIINISSVGGHTALRTGVVYAMTKSALIQMTKNLALEWGKYQINVNAIGPWYFPTALTEELLQNEDYVQSILERTPLNRIGKLEELSGAAVFLASDAGNYMTGQTLFVDGGMTIYGF, encoded by the coding sequence ATGTTCTTGCCAAGCTTTAGACTAGATAAAAAATTAGCCGTTATTACCGGGGGAACAAAAGGAATAGGAAAGGCAATCACGTTAGCATTTGCCGAATCAGGGGCTGATGTCATCATCATCGCCAGAAACGAAAATGATTTAGAGAAAACAAAGCAGGAAGTAGAGGAACTTGGACGACAGGCGAATACCATCTGTCTGGACATCAATGAATACGAGAATATCATAAATGAAGTGGAAGAACTTAGAGGAAATAGACATATAGATGTTTGGGTGAATAATGCCGGAATGAACATAAGGAGTGAAGCAGAAAAAGTCAGTGAGGAAGAATGGGATCAAATTGTATCTACAAATATGAAAAGCGCCTTCTTTCTATCTCAGTATGCAGGGAGAGTAATGAAAGAGAAAAAGGAAGGGAAGATCATAAATATCTCTTCTGTCGGAGGTCATACAGCTCTGCGTACTGGGGTTGTTTATGCTATGACCAAAAGTGCCCTTATCCAAATGACCAAAAACCTGGCACTTGAATGGGGAAAATACCAGATTAACGTCAATGCGATTGGGCCCTGGTACTTTCCAACAGCTCTAACAGAAGAACTCCTTCAAAATGAAGACTATGTCCAATCAATCTTAGAGCGCACTCCTTTGAACCGAATTGGTAAATTAGAGGAATTATCAGGAGCTGCCGTCTTTTTAGCATCTGACGCCGGAAACTACATGACCGGCCAGACGCTGTTCGTAGATGGCGGTATGACGATTTATGGATTTTGA
- a CDS encoding type III polyketide synthase: MPYILSTGIQLADHNYAQADIQDIVKELFPLKPHEINRLLPIFENADINERQFAMELDWFKEEHGLAERNKVYHEKAIQYAKSAVENCLSDERFLSGKVQPSMIDHVIFISSTGISTPTIDAYLINELKLKESVKRTPIFGLGCAGGTSGVAKAYEYLLGHPEENVLIICVELCSLTFQHDDSRVSNFVGTALFGDGASAVLMAGDNSPIKGLSQSSLLNVYSSSSRIKPNSTDVMGWKVVDNGFEVIFNKSIPRLVKDFWSVHMADVLKEIRVEAKELPFIIAHPGGRKVLEGYQEIFGLPNETLEISKTVLRNHGNMSSPTVHFVLHEAMLTEPEKGTKSVMTSLGPGFSSEIVSLEWN, encoded by the coding sequence ATGCCATACATTCTCTCAACAGGCATACAGTTAGCCGACCATAACTACGCTCAAGCGGACATCCAGGACATAGTCAAAGAACTTTTTCCTCTTAAGCCTCATGAAATAAACCGACTGCTTCCTATCTTTGAAAATGCAGATATCAATGAACGCCAATTTGCAATGGAACTAGATTGGTTTAAAGAGGAGCATGGGCTAGCTGAACGAAACAAGGTTTATCATGAGAAAGCGATTCAGTATGCAAAATCTGCAGTAGAAAACTGCCTTTCAGATGAAAGATTTTTAAGTGGAAAAGTTCAGCCTTCTATGATCGATCACGTCATTTTCATTTCTTCTACTGGAATCTCAACACCTACGATTGATGCGTATCTCATTAATGAGTTGAAGCTTAAAGAATCCGTCAAAAGGACACCGATCTTCGGGCTTGGATGTGCTGGCGGTACAAGTGGCGTTGCTAAAGCTTATGAGTATTTACTTGGTCATCCCGAAGAGAATGTCTTGATCATTTGTGTAGAGTTATGCAGCTTGACGTTTCAACACGATGATTCAAGAGTAAGCAATTTTGTTGGCACTGCTCTATTTGGCGATGGAGCTTCAGCTGTATTGATGGCAGGAGACAACTCTCCAATAAAAGGCCTGAGTCAGTCTTCTCTTTTGAATGTCTACTCTTCTAGTTCTAGGATAAAGCCGAACAGTACGGATGTTATGGGGTGGAAAGTCGTTGATAATGGTTTTGAAGTCATCTTTAATAAAAGTATTCCACGGCTGGTTAAAGATTTTTGGAGTGTCCATATGGCAGACGTGTTAAAAGAAATAAGAGTGGAAGCAAAAGAGCTGCCGTTCATCATAGCTCATCCCGGTGGAAGAAAAGTGTTGGAGGGGTATCAAGAAATCTTTGGATTACCAAATGAAACGTTGGAAATCTCAAAAACCGTTTTACGTAACCACGGAAATATGTCGTCACCAACTGTTCATTTTGTCTTACATGAAGCGATGTTGACAGAACCGGAGAAGGGAACGAAATCAGTGATGACATCGTTAGGACCTGGCTTCAGTTCTGAAATTGTTTCTTTGGAGTGGAACTAG
- a CDS encoding isoprenylcysteine carboxyl methyltransferase family protein, translating into MEILLIALYLFLVLQRVGELVIARSNRRWMLERGAREVGENHYFLFIVLHSLFFVSIGLEFYLTPFQWNPLFYPALSAFFILQILRIWCIATLGRRWNTRILVLPDEEPISKGLYRVIKHPNYVIVFFELIVIPVLFHAYLTALIFPFLHLMVLTVRIPAEEKALQERI; encoded by the coding sequence ATGGAAATATTACTCATTGCATTATACTTATTCCTTGTTCTCCAAAGGGTTGGGGAACTCGTTATTGCTAGATCAAACCGGCGTTGGATGCTTGAACGAGGAGCACGAGAAGTAGGAGAGAATCATTATTTTCTGTTTATTGTGCTCCACAGCTTATTTTTTGTTTCAATAGGGCTCGAATTTTATTTGACTCCATTTCAATGGAATCCATTATTCTATCCAGCACTATCTGCTTTTTTTATATTGCAGATTTTGCGTATTTGGTGTATTGCGACACTCGGAAGAAGGTGGAATACGAGAATTTTAGTATTGCCGGATGAAGAACCAATTAGTAAAGGACTATACCGTGTGATCAAACACCCTAATTATGTCATTGTATTTTTTGAGTTAATCGTCATTCCTGTCCTGTTCCACGCCTACTTAACTGCGTTGATCTTTCCGTTCCTTCATTTAATGGTGTTGACAGTTAGGATTCCAGCTGAAGAGAAGGCTTTGCAGGAGAGAATTTAA
- a CDS encoding DUF6123 family protein, with protein sequence MKNNHALAYFLEDLWSKGFKLSDEDVRFIYFGKNSTNAAQWKAIIAVKVTLKFQHKFDPSFFISVLEHIAKPEVKTKGEAYRSLEKRGFYSKRPLHK encoded by the coding sequence ATGAAAAATAATCATGCGTTGGCTTATTTTCTAGAAGATTTATGGTCTAAAGGGTTCAAGCTTAGTGATGAAGATGTACGGTTTATATATTTTGGGAAGAATTCTACAAATGCGGCCCAGTGGAAAGCCATTATTGCGGTTAAAGTAACATTGAAGTTTCAGCATAAATTTGATCCAAGCTTTTTTATCAGTGTATTGGAACATATAGCTAAGCCCGAAGTGAAGACGAAGGGAGAAGCCTATCGTTCATTGGAAAAACGAGGCTTTTACTCTAAAAGGCCATTACATAAATAA
- a CDS encoding ribonuclease HI family protein: protein MIEVYTDAAASGDPGPSAAGIIIKKGQSLSEYTFYLGEKTNHEAEFLAVIKALEVCVDLFPGEIISVRSDAKIVVDTMEKNFTKNEQFRPMFEKILILQERFPYVFYKWIPEKNNKNADRLAREALQNYTKPR from the coding sequence TTGATTGAAGTTTATACTGATGCTGCAGCAAGTGGAGATCCAGGTCCCAGTGCAGCAGGAATTATTATTAAAAAAGGGCAATCATTAAGTGAATACACCTTTTACCTTGGTGAAAAAACAAATCATGAAGCTGAGTTTTTAGCTGTCATTAAAGCACTTGAAGTATGTGTGGATTTGTTTCCTGGTGAAATCATATCTGTCCGTTCTGATGCTAAAATCGTCGTAGATACGATGGAAAAGAACTTCACAAAAAACGAGCAGTTCCGGCCAATGTTTGAAAAAATTTTGATATTGCAGGAACGCTTTCCGTACGTTTTCTATAAATGGATCCCCGAAAAAAATAACAAAAATGCAGATCGCCTTGCCCGGGAAGCTTTGCAGAATTATACAAAACCCAGATGA
- a CDS encoding queuosine precursor transporter: MSNEWLWILFAIINFTLLLSVYRIFGKPGLFVWIGMSTVIANVQVVKTVELFGLNATLGNILYGTAFLATDILNEKYGKKDAQKAVWMGFTTLIVLTILMQMAILFTPGENDIAQSAFTTIFGVGARIAIGSLVAYIISQYFDVWLYARLKGMFSGSRTLWVRNNGSTMISQLLDSAIFCVIAFYGIYPIEVWLEIFLTTYIIKFIVAALDTPFLYIARRFKTEE, encoded by the coding sequence ATGAGCAATGAATGGTTATGGATTTTATTCGCCATTATTAATTTTACTTTATTACTGAGCGTCTATAGAATTTTCGGTAAACCTGGTCTGTTTGTATGGATTGGAATGTCAACGGTTATAGCGAACGTTCAAGTCGTTAAAACGGTTGAACTCTTTGGACTGAATGCAACATTAGGAAATATTCTTTACGGAACGGCATTTCTAGCCACAGATATACTCAATGAAAAGTATGGAAAGAAAGATGCCCAGAAAGCCGTTTGGATGGGTTTTACCACTCTAATTGTATTAACAATACTTATGCAGATGGCTATTTTATTTACACCTGGTGAAAATGATATCGCTCAGTCTGCTTTCACTACAATTTTTGGAGTCGGTGCCCGCATTGCTATCGGCAGTCTAGTTGCCTATATTATCAGTCAATATTTTGATGTATGGCTTTACGCAAGATTAAAGGGTATGTTTTCAGGTTCCCGAACACTTTGGGTTAGAAACAACGGAAGTACGATGATCAGTCAATTATTAGACAGTGCTATATTCTGTGTCATTGCTTTTTACGGAATTTATCCTATAGAAGTTTGGCTGGAGATATTCCTGACAACTTACATTATCAAGTTTATTGTGGCAGCATTAGACACCCCGTTCCTTTATATAGCTAGAAGATTCAAAACCGAGGAATGA
- the cspD gene encoding cold-shock protein CspD yields the protein MQNGTVKWFNAEKGYGFIQVEGGNDVFVHFSAIQEEGFKSLEEGQEVSFEIVEGDRGPQAANVVKQ from the coding sequence ATGCAAAACGGTACAGTAAAATGGTTCAACGCAGAAAAAGGTTATGGCTTCATTCAAGTTGAAGGCGGAAATGACGTTTTCGTTCACTTCTCTGCTATTCAAGAAGAAGGCTTCAAGTCTCTTGAAGAAGGACAAGAAGTATCTTTTGAAATCGTAGAAGGCGACCGTGGCCCTCAAGCGGCTAACGTTGTAAAACAATAA